Proteins co-encoded in one Betaproteobacteria bacterium genomic window:
- the glmM gene encoding phosphoglucosamine mutase, with product MSHRRGTPWPFSGRSRLNRGGRVTKRKYFGTDGIRGRVGEPPITPELVMRLGFAAGVVLSKEAPPGTHAAVLIGKDTRISGYLLESALQAGLAAAGVDVWLAGPMPTPAIAYLTRALRLSAGVVISASHNPYDDNGIKFFGANGHKLPDEVERRIEERLEAPIECRPSAELGKARRVVEADGRYIEFCKSTFPNERDLRGLRVVVDSANGAGYHVAGPVLHELGAEVIEIGNHPDGLNINEGCGATHPGFIAEEVRRAGAHLGLALDGDGDRLIMVDGAGRIYDGDQLLYVIARHRKRAGIMSGGVVGTVMTNFGMEKALERLEIPFARSAVGDRYVLEMLMNKGWMLGGEGSGHIVCLDKHTTGDGLISGLQVLDALASSGEALAEACADVRLMPQRLINVPVRRGFDFRSNSDIVAAVQGAERRLDRRGRVLLRPSGTEPVLRVMVEGEDEKEVSLLAGQIADVIKALPAAA from the coding sequence ATGTCGCACCGACGCGGGACGCCCTGGCCATTCTCAGGGCGGTCGAGACTGAATCGAGGGGGTAGAGTGACAAAGCGAAAGTACTTCGGCACGGATGGAATTCGGGGACGTGTCGGCGAGCCGCCGATCACGCCGGAACTGGTGATGCGACTGGGTTTCGCAGCCGGAGTCGTGCTGTCGAAGGAGGCGCCCCCAGGGACGCACGCAGCCGTCCTGATCGGCAAGGACACCCGAATTTCCGGCTATCTTCTGGAATCCGCTCTCCAGGCGGGCCTCGCGGCGGCAGGCGTCGACGTATGGCTGGCCGGGCCAATGCCTACTCCGGCGATTGCCTATCTCACGCGTGCCTTGCGGCTCTCCGCCGGCGTCGTGATCAGCGCTTCCCATAACCCCTACGACGACAATGGCATCAAGTTCTTCGGTGCGAACGGCCACAAACTTCCTGATGAAGTGGAGCGGCGGATCGAGGAACGCCTGGAAGCTCCGATCGAGTGCCGGCCTTCGGCAGAACTGGGCAAGGCAAGGCGGGTCGTCGAGGCGGATGGCAGATACATCGAGTTCTGCAAGAGCACGTTCCCCAACGAGCGCGATCTGCGAGGGCTCCGTGTCGTCGTCGACTCGGCCAATGGTGCGGGGTACCACGTCGCGGGACCGGTGCTCCACGAACTGGGCGCCGAGGTCATCGAGATCGGAAATCATCCGGATGGACTGAACATCAACGAAGGTTGCGGAGCGACGCATCCCGGGTTCATCGCCGAAGAGGTCAGGCGGGCCGGGGCACACCTGGGTCTTGCCCTGGATGGAGATGGCGACCGGCTCATCATGGTGGATGGTGCGGGCCGCATCTACGATGGCGATCAGCTGCTGTACGTCATCGCACGGCATCGGAAGCGCGCCGGAATCATGTCCGGCGGTGTCGTGGGAACGGTCATGACCAATTTCGGCATGGAGAAGGCGCTCGAGCGGCTTGAAATTCCTTTTGCGCGGTCCGCCGTCGGTGATCGATATGTCCTGGAAATGCTCATGAACAAGGGCTGGATGCTGGGCGGGGAAGGGTCTGGGCATATTGTCTGTCTGGACAAGCACACCACTGGAGATGGCCTCATTTCAGGACTGCAGGTGCTCGACGCGCTGGCGTCGAGCGGGGAAGCGCTCGCCGAGGCCTGCGCCGACGTCCGGCTGATGCCCCAGAGACTCATCAACGTGCCTGTCCGGCGCGGTTTCGATTTCCGTTCCAACAGCGATATCGTTGCCGCGGTTCAGGGCGCTGAGCGGCGGCTCGATCGGCGA
- the folP gene encoding dihydropteroate synthase, producing the protein MSLSRSAPRVLHAGTYRFVLDRPLIMGILNVTPDSFSDGGRFFGAESALDRARQMMQEGADIIDVGGESTRPGAEAVGPEEELRRLRPVVELLAPRFPISVDTSKPDVMREVLPLGVAMVNDVRALREPDALETVAGSGAAVCLMHMLGTPRSMQQAPHYDDVVAEVGGFLKQRAEAAEAMGIARERIVIDPGFGFGKTAEHNLTLWRRLSDLRNLGWPVMAGLSRKSTLGQITGRAVDDRLFASVAAAMLAVQRGAEIVRVHDVAPTRDALAILRAVETESRG; encoded by the coding sequence ATGAGTCTTTCCCGCAGTGCCCCCAGAGTCCTCCATGCGGGGACCTATCGTTTCGTGCTCGACCGTCCGCTCATCATGGGAATCCTGAACGTGACTCCGGATTCCTTTTCCGACGGCGGGCGGTTCTTCGGGGCCGAATCGGCTCTGGATCGCGCCAGGCAGATGATGCAAGAGGGAGCGGACATCATCGATGTGGGCGGGGAATCCACCCGTCCAGGCGCGGAGGCTGTCGGGCCGGAAGAGGAACTGCGCCGGCTCCGGCCCGTCGTGGAACTGCTCGCCCCCCGGTTTCCCATCTCGGTCGACACCAGCAAACCCGACGTGATGCGCGAAGTCCTGCCGCTGGGCGTCGCCATGGTCAATGACGTGAGAGCCCTTCGGGAGCCCGATGCGCTCGAGACCGTCGCCGGGAGCGGCGCCGCCGTGTGCCTGATGCACATGCTCGGCACGCCCCGGAGCATGCAGCAAGCTCCGCATTACGACGATGTCGTGGCGGAAGTGGGCGGATTCCTGAAACAGAGAGCCGAAGCGGCGGAAGCCATGGGCATAGCTCGGGAACGGATCGTGATTGACCCGGGGTTCGGATTCGGCAAGACCGCGGAGCACAACCTGACGTTGTGGCGGCGACTGTCGGATCTTCGCAACCTGGGCTGGCCGGTGATGGCAGGCCTGTCGCGGAAGTCGACGCTCGGACAGATCACCGGGAGAGCTGTGGACGACCGGCTTTTCGCGAGCGTGGCGGCGGCGATGCTGGCGGTGCAACGCGGGGCGGAAATCGTCCGGGTGCACGATGTCGCACCGACGCGGGACGCCCTGGCCATTCTCAGGGCGGTCGAGACTGAATCGAGGGGGTAG